In the genome of Desulfovibrio desulfuricans, one region contains:
- a CDS encoding DUF6056 family protein, which produces MRKNTVFIFLLAIFLLFYSLSTHTPMFADDYSFFLGSHDDLLQTIWEKYFTWGGRLLGHAWMISVQHISPQLFGIISAAAVCLLLAGVHLLTYGQAWKSNFSLWRWVFPFAIFWFCLPEAWEILLWRTGSLYLLAVTCTCFFLVPYRYYMDSGKWLPGWLALPFVLLAFCIPFWVEVVILPALFLGAFMLYRRRGQTRPPAWAVAALIALAVGAAFSIGAPGNFARASASNSFQLGTFISNAVILIYKYLYTISVPALFSALVAALLYEKSRKTQCFPFAVVLAFFAASALSVVIIFGGGSASYRALSMAFVMALVAANMAFDAALRKWSWLWILPALCIPLLAVSALQTRTDYVQLLEAQAARDADVKAAQQRGEHIVFLTEYPAVRHKNFFFLDTLRGNPVPWPSQFSRWYGLENAYLLMDATPGTLTDTASQRWTGSLPVMQGISLQGVYVTPRDKGNVVAAVFQDDKKAIDEIFFFTVAQDSSMIPKAATHLLPQKQLPALLTSPFEKISSELFDRTRIAIGPNTTMPQGNKTTMYYAKLHPRGGTEGNIALIIRIKAAGETAYVQCF; this is translated from the coding sequence ATGCGCAAAAATACAGTTTTTATTTTTTTGCTGGCCATTTTTCTGCTCTTTTACTCCCTTTCTACGCATACGCCCATGTTTGCGGACGACTATTCCTTTTTTTTGGGCAGCCACGACGACCTGCTGCAAACAATCTGGGAAAAGTATTTTACATGGGGCGGCCGCCTGCTGGGGCACGCATGGATGATCTCCGTGCAGCACATCAGCCCCCAGCTTTTTGGCATCATATCTGCCGCAGCGGTGTGCCTGCTGCTCGCGGGAGTGCACCTGCTGACCTACGGTCAGGCATGGAAAAGCAATTTCAGCCTGTGGCGCTGGGTATTTCCCTTTGCCATATTCTGGTTCTGCCTGCCTGAAGCGTGGGAAATTTTACTGTGGCGAACAGGATCCCTTTACCTGCTTGCGGTTACGTGCACGTGCTTTTTTCTTGTGCCCTACCGCTATTACATGGATTCCGGCAAATGGCTGCCAGGCTGGCTGGCCTTGCCATTCGTGCTGTTGGCGTTTTGCATTCCATTCTGGGTTGAGGTCGTCATTCTTCCCGCACTTTTTCTGGGCGCGTTTATGCTCTACCGCAGACGAGGCCAGACCAGACCGCCAGCTTGGGCCGTAGCCGCCCTCATTGCCCTGGCAGTTGGTGCGGCCTTCAGCATTGGCGCACCGGGCAACTTTGCAAGGGCAAGTGCTTCCAACTCCTTCCAGCTGGGAACATTCATCTCGAATGCGGTTATACTGATCTACAAATACCTGTACACCATATCCGTTCCGGCGCTGTTTTCTGCGCTGGTCGCAGCTTTGCTGTATGAAAAATCACGTAAAACCCAATGTTTTCCTTTTGCTGTGGTGCTTGCCTTTTTTGCGGCATCCGCGCTGTCGGTGGTCATCATCTTTGGCGGCGGTTCTGCATCATACCGGGCGTTGAGCATGGCATTTGTAATGGCGCTTGTTGCGGCCAACATGGCCTTTGATGCGGCGCTTAGAAAATGGTCGTGGCTCTGGATTCTGCCCGCCCTGTGCATACCGCTGCTCGCAGTTTCCGCATTGCAAACCCGTACTGATTACGTGCAGCTTTTAGAGGCCCAAGCCGCGCGCGACGCCGATGTCAAAGCCGCCCAGCAGCGCGGAGAACACATTGTGTTTCTTACAGAATACCCGGCAGTTCGACACAAAAATTTCTTTTTCCTCGACACGCTGCGGGGCAACCCTGTGCCCTGGCCGAGCCAGTTTTCGCGCTGGTACGGGCTTGAAAACGCCTACCTGCTCATGGACGCCACCCCCGGCACGCTCACAGACACGGCCAGCCAGCGCTGGACTGGCAGCCTACCCGTGATGCAGGGCATAAGCCTGCAAGGCGTTTACGTTACGCCGCGCGACAAGGGCAACGTGGTAGCGGCTGTTTTTCAGGACGACAAAAAAGCTATAGACGAAATTTTTTTCTTTACGGTGGCACAAGACAGCTCCATGATTCCTAAAGCGGCCACCCACCTGCTACCCCAAAAGCAGTTGCCTGCCCTGCTTACTTCGCCTTTTGAAAAAATTTCTTCTGAACTTTTTGACAGAACGCGCATAGCCATCGGCCCCAACACAACCATGCCCCAAGGCAACAAGACCACCATGTATTACGCAAAGCTGCACCCTCGTGGCGGCACTGAGGGCAACATCGCTTTAATAATCCGTATCAAGGCAGCTGGTGAAACGGCCTATGTCCAATGCTTCTAG
- a CDS encoding glycosyltransferase family 4 protein produces the protein MKYNKRIVFLDQYGSLGGGQQVLLELVLAAQALFCDVAVIIPKGSCADRLTSMGVHVENTDECRLTCGTKSFFDILRFVGNGLRVFFQKLKLLKTADVIYVNGNRLLPVALLSMIFLNKKAAFHIHLNHTNLEKSIFSRVIMFRNTAAVVAPSEFIRDQLCQFSPHFNSPKLRLVENGLDSRFTQVAFKDRFSDRPIRHIGIVGRISPEKGQDVLPALARQFSDLTFHVLGDAAFSEKTYEDRLRAESPANVVFHGWVENLPAKVDEIGLQVCIIPSRCPEATPGRSFEAAPLVPLQQIAMGCMVAVRSLGSLEYIARDLSLPSFHEDQDIPGCLQSMLQTPAAELARQCRQRYDTVMAQHCHAAFQQRLRALLAGLCGVRDTTTR, from the coding sequence ATGAAATACAATAAAAGAATCGTATTCCTTGATCAATATGGCTCCCTTGGTGGGGGGCAGCAGGTGTTGCTGGAGTTGGTTCTGGCAGCACAGGCATTGTTTTGCGATGTGGCGGTGATTATTCCCAAAGGGAGCTGTGCCGATAGGCTTACATCCATGGGCGTGCACGTTGAGAACACCGACGAGTGCCGGCTGACATGTGGAACCAAATCGTTTTTTGATATTCTGCGCTTTGTGGGCAACGGGTTGCGCGTCTTTTTTCAAAAGCTCAAGCTTCTGAAAACTGCAGATGTGATTTATGTCAACGGCAACAGACTACTGCCTGTGGCGCTGCTGAGCATGATTTTTTTGAACAAAAAGGCCGCGTTCCACATTCATCTCAACCACACCAACCTCGAAAAAAGTATATTTTCTCGCGTAATCATGTTCAGAAACACGGCAGCGGTTGTAGCCCCTTCGGAGTTTATACGTGACCAGCTGTGCCAGTTTTCGCCACACTTCAACAGCCCCAAGCTGCGACTGGTTGAAAATGGTCTGGATTCGCGCTTTACACAGGTGGCATTCAAAGACCGTTTTTCAGACAGGCCCATCCGCCACATTGGCATTGTTGGCCGCATTTCTCCCGAAAAAGGCCAGGATGTTCTGCCCGCCCTTGCACGGCAGTTTTCAGACCTGACCTTTCACGTGCTCGGAGATGCCGCTTTTTCTGAAAAAACATATGAAGACAGGCTGCGTGCCGAATCCCCTGCCAATGTTGTTTTTCACGGATGGGTAGAAAATTTGCCCGCAAAGGTAGATGAAATTGGGCTCCAGGTGTGCATTATCCCTTCAAGATGCCCAGAGGCAACCCCCGGACGCAGTTTTGAGGCTGCCCCCCTTGTGCCCCTGCAACAGATTGCCATGGGCTGCATGGTGGCCGTGCGCTCACTTGGAAGCTTGGAATATATTGCCAGAGACCTGTCCCTGCCGTCTTTTCATGAAGACCAGGATATTCCTGGCTGCCTGCAAAGCATGCTGCAGACTCCGGCGGCAGAGCTGGCCCGGCAATGCCGCCAGCGCTATGACACGGTAATGGCCCAGCACTGCCATGCCGCCTTTCAGCAACGCCTGCGAGCCCTGCTGGCCGGTCTATGCGGCGTGCGGGATACCACAACGAGATGA
- a CDS encoding polysaccharide deacetylase family protein, producing the protein MLPLAVKSLVVKATRAMGQLPGIDCLCAPLRGNPVIVGYHRVLQHDQWQQYPCIHADLAVTPARFAEHMAYWAANAHAVSMDDVARGNLPQQAVAVGFDDFYADVAHYALPILEKFNIPAVLYLCTDFVDGDPFLWWYGIDAAVNSGKQQLDAYFAGAHFTGPLRTPLQRLTMFRRLNTFCFRLEEEQQRLFIDSLGTTRHCRQPDAMPTWEMVARLAEHPLITIGAHTLNHGALGTLADKECQRQMEQSRLRIEEMLGKPVRHLAYPFGGYNAAWQREYKMAARLDFATAVTTERGTNSPATSPHALFRSVILQEHDECMLRSLNTGWDNALRRVRQRMTGRTNA; encoded by the coding sequence ATGCTTCCTCTGGCTGTAAAGAGCCTTGTTGTGAAGGCTACGCGAGCCATGGGCCAACTGCCTGGCATTGACTGCCTGTGCGCGCCGTTGCGCGGTAATCCCGTGATTGTGGGTTACCACCGAGTATTGCAGCACGACCAGTGGCAGCAGTATCCATGCATCCATGCCGACCTGGCAGTCACACCCGCCCGGTTTGCCGAGCATATGGCCTACTGGGCCGCCAATGCCCATGCCGTGTCCATGGATGACGTTGCTCGGGGCAATCTGCCACAGCAAGCCGTTGCCGTTGGCTTTGACGATTTTTATGCGGATGTGGCCCACTACGCCCTGCCCATACTGGAAAAATTCAACATTCCTGCGGTGCTTTACCTGTGCACAGATTTTGTGGATGGCGACCCATTTTTGTGGTGGTACGGCATTGATGCCGCAGTCAACAGCGGCAAGCAACAGCTCGACGCGTATTTTGCGGGTGCGCACTTTACTGGCCCGCTACGCACCCCATTGCAACGTCTGACCATGTTCCGCAGACTCAACACTTTCTGCTTTCGCCTTGAGGAAGAACAGCAGCGCCTCTTCATTGACAGCCTGGGTACAACCCGCCACTGCCGCCAGCCCGATGCCATGCCCACATGGGAAATGGTCGCAAGGCTGGCCGAGCACCCGCTTATTACCATTGGTGCGCACACCCTGAACCACGGCGCGCTCGGCACGCTGGCAGATAAGGAATGCCAACGCCAGATGGAGCAATCACGTCTGCGCATTGAAGAAATGCTGGGCAAGCCCGTAAGACACCTGGCATATCCCTTTGGCGGGTACAATGCGGCATGGCAACGTGAATACAAAATGGCTGCCAGACTGGACTTTGCCACGGCGGTAACAACAGAGCGTGGCACGAATTCCCCCGCGACCAGCCCTCACGCGCTATTTCGGTCTGTGATACTGCAGGAGCACGACGAGTGCATGCTGCGCTCACTCAATACAGGCTGGGACAATGCCCTGCGCCGTGTACGGCAGCGCATGACAGGAAGAACAAATGCCTGA
- a CDS encoding transposase — MLLKWLGNRSETCRKNCPLKGLAPVFGVEPRLLLTRRDQLTDSQKERLRTYFADRPDIESLYEFLHDTADLLRVRAQSVDSCRKYVAELLKKIDQLRKTSFAPLRTLGKTLHNWREEVARMFRFTRNNGITEGFHRKMKLIQRRAYGFRNFENYRLRVRVLCC, encoded by the coding sequence GTGCTGCTGAAATGGCTGGGGAATCGTTCAGAAACCTGTCGGAAAAACTGCCCGCTGAAGGGGCTTGCCCCCGTCTTTGGTGTAGAGCCGCGTCTTTTGCTGACTCGCCGTGATCAGTTAACAGACTCACAGAAAGAGCGATTACGAACATACTTTGCTGACAGGCCGGACATTGAATCACTGTACGAATTTTTGCATGACACCGCCGATTTATTGCGTGTGCGAGCGCAAAGTGTCGATTCGTGCCGCAAGTATGTTGCTGAATTATTGAAAAAAATTGATCAACTTCGAAAAACTAGCTTCGCGCCGTTGCGTACCCTGGGCAAGACGTTGCATAATTGGCGGGAAGAAGTGGCCCGAATGTTCCGCTTTACCCGGAATAACGGCATCACAGAAGGTTTTCACCGAAAAATGAAGTTGATTCAGCGGCGTGCGTATGGCTTTCGTAACTTCGAAAACTACCGCCTGCGTGTGCGTGTTTTGTGCTGCTGA
- a CDS encoding GNAT family N-acetyltransferase: MRIIIEESVSPLESVWQQWEAQGSLHVFQTRAFVQTWLDTAAVAQNRTPRLAMVELDNAPAMLFPLVLRPRYGMKVLEFCGGLLCDYEAPALAPDCPQLDAPTIRHIWKNIVRQSGAQAAHLRQISSVIPNADGADRPNPLTLLDGWKAGSSSASRSSSTDGATHLARIHKKKLAQDSRRQLKRLNEIGQVRFAIADTPELATRFTRAMIAQKRRRYAETGVFDIFSLPAHEEFYLRMAQHWCAPQCSPRVHVAAMLLDDEILATHWGMQWRHSFNYLMPTHAGGPWQRYSCGRLLLEWLMTQVIDAKCTCFDFTVGAEGYKADWCNEELPLYAHCQSAGPRGFAYAALLRLKKAMARA, encoded by the coding sequence ATGCGCATCATCATTGAAGAATCCGTTTCTCCGCTGGAATCAGTCTGGCAGCAGTGGGAAGCTCAAGGCAGCCTGCACGTTTTCCAGACACGGGCCTTTGTTCAAACATGGCTCGACACGGCAGCAGTTGCGCAAAACCGTACACCCCGCCTTGCAATGGTTGAGCTGGACAATGCCCCGGCCATGCTGTTTCCCCTGGTGCTTCGTCCCCGATACGGCATGAAGGTGCTGGAATTTTGCGGCGGCCTGCTGTGCGACTATGAAGCCCCCGCGCTTGCCCCCGACTGCCCGCAACTGGACGCGCCCACAATCCGGCACATCTGGAAAAACATTGTACGCCAAAGCGGTGCTCAGGCAGCGCATCTTCGCCAGATCAGCAGTGTTATCCCCAATGCAGACGGCGCAGACCGACCAAACCCCCTCACGCTGCTGGACGGATGGAAGGCTGGCTCATCAAGCGCCTCGCGCAGCAGCAGTACCGATGGTGCGACACACCTTGCCCGTATACATAAAAAAAAACTGGCCCAGGACTCGCGCCGCCAGCTCAAACGCCTGAACGAAATCGGCCAGGTGCGGTTCGCCATTGCAGACACGCCAGAACTGGCAACACGCTTTACCCGAGCCATGATTGCCCAAAAACGTCGCCGTTATGCAGAAACGGGCGTGTTCGACATTTTTTCCTTACCCGCGCACGAAGAGTTTTATCTGCGCATGGCGCAGCACTGGTGCGCGCCGCAGTGCAGCCCACGCGTGCATGTTGCAGCCATGCTGCTCGATGATGAAATTCTGGCAACCCATTGGGGCATGCAGTGGCGACACAGCTTCAACTACCTGATGCCCACCCATGCGGGCGGCCCGTGGCAAAGATATTCCTGCGGCCGCCTTCTGCTTGAATGGCTGATGACGCAGGTGATTGATGCAAAGTGCACCTGCTTTGATTTTACCGTCGGGGCTGAAGGGTACAAGGCAGACTGGTGCAACGAGGAACTTCCACTCTACGCCCACTGCCAGAGCGCCGGCCCACGCGGCTTTGCCTATGCGGCGCTGTTACGGCTCAAGAAGGCCATGGCACGCGCATAA
- a CDS encoding ISL3 family transposase — protein sequence MPTRATFIFRPKKRREGPVEQFLIGLRDFAIEKVVSRTPPVFEARWTGKNTCPHCAGEKLRIKDSFWRTIRNISIHGRASRLLVRCHKYRCESCGRYFNTRLAGIKVWSRTTEMLKRNIFQAYNKGVTCKEIADEHRIGVASVERYYHQMMQHKSSHWANRTCPRILGIDEHRFTRRQGFATTFCDLARRRVFDVVKGRSAADMRDFLQSLQGRHKVKVVCIDMNSAYRRLVREWFPNARIVADRFHVIRLVNQHFSELCKAIDEKQLAHGRGGMMRLLLTRRDRLTDSQKERLRTYFADRPDIESLYEFLHDTADLLRVRAQSIDSCRKYVAELLDKIEQLRKTSFAPLRTLGKTLHNWREEVARMFRFTRNNGITEGFHRKMKLIQRRAYGFRNFENYRLRVRVLCC from the coding sequence ATGCCCACCAGGGCAACCTTTATTTTCCGACCAAAGAAAAGAAGAGAAGGCCCTGTGGAACAATTTTTAATTGGCTTGCGGGATTTTGCAATCGAAAAAGTGGTGAGTCGTACTCCCCCGGTTTTTGAGGCCAGGTGGACGGGCAAGAATACGTGCCCGCACTGCGCAGGCGAAAAACTACGCATCAAGGACTCATTCTGGCGGACGATCCGTAATATTTCCATTCATGGAAGGGCGTCACGCCTGTTGGTTCGCTGCCACAAATACCGATGCGAGAGCTGCGGCAGATATTTTAATACCAGACTTGCAGGAATAAAGGTGTGGAGCAGGACAACAGAGATGCTTAAGCGCAACATATTTCAGGCTTACAACAAAGGTGTTACCTGTAAGGAAATCGCCGATGAGCACCGGATTGGCGTTGCCAGCGTGGAGCGGTACTACCACCAGATGATGCAGCACAAGAGCAGCCACTGGGCAAACCGTACATGCCCGCGCATTCTGGGCATTGATGAGCATAGATTTACGCGCAGGCAGGGCTTTGCAACCACATTTTGCGACTTGGCCCGCCGCAGGGTATTTGATGTGGTTAAAGGGCGCAGTGCCGCCGATATGCGTGATTTTTTGCAATCACTGCAAGGCCGCCACAAAGTAAAAGTTGTCTGTATTGATATGAATTCTGCGTATCGGCGTCTGGTGCGGGAATGGTTTCCCAATGCGCGCATTGTTGCGGACAGGTTTCATGTTATCAGGCTGGTGAATCAACACTTTTCAGAGCTGTGTAAAGCAATTGATGAAAAACAACTTGCCCATGGGCGCGGCGGTATGATGCGTCTTTTGCTGACTCGCCGTGATCGGTTAACAGACTCACAGAAAGAGCGATTACGAACATACTTTGCTGACAGGCCGGACATTGAATCACTGTACGAATTTTTGCATGACACAGCCGATTTATTGCGTGTGCGAGCGCAAAGCATCGATTCTTGCCGCAAGTATGTTGCTGAATTATTAGATAAAATTGAGCAACTTCGAAAAACTAGCTTCGCGCCGTTGCGTACCCTGGGCAAGACGTTGCATAATTGGCGGGAAGAAGTGGCCCGAATGTTCCGCTTTACCCGGAATAACGGCATCACAGAAGGCTTTCACCGAAAAATGAAGTTGATCCAGCGGCGTGCGTATGGCTTTCGCAACTTCGAAAACTACCGCCTGCGTGTGCGCGTTTTGTGCTGCTGA
- a CDS encoding glycosyltransferase family 2 protein — protein sequence MPEITIIIPTYNTGPWLPYTLQSVREQTYTDFLCLVVDDGSTDNTAEFFANSTTGDPRFRFVPRPHAGVCATRNAGIALVETPLVTMLDSDDIWHPTFLERMVTALTHDSRRLAWCRYAMFMDGSSQCKPQPWVNVHQTGNIWWDMLLHAEFCMGAWVAKTVDVKAAGPFDTQLATAEDRDFLLRLLARCCADDPSAAVGLDDELLFYRQRAGSAVRNGDEALQKEWDTMRRHLEHPLVPARIRQRGYSFLAFKMAVIAAFATKDMKTALRWYFRAVRLCPANMNLYVLPLRKLVMSLGKKKDLPWLRQFLNRPLKAEKTQ from the coding sequence ATGCCTGAAATTACGATCATAATTCCCACATACAACACAGGGCCCTGGCTGCCTTACACCCTGCAGTCCGTGCGGGAGCAGACGTACACCGATTTTCTTTGTCTGGTGGTCGATGACGGCTCAACGGACAATACCGCAGAATTTTTTGCAAACAGCACGACAGGCGACCCGCGCTTTCGTTTTGTGCCACGCCCGCATGCGGGAGTATGTGCGACGCGCAATGCAGGAATTGCGCTCGTCGAGACGCCCCTTGTCACCATGCTGGACAGTGACGATATCTGGCACCCCACATTTCTTGAGCGCATGGTTACGGCTCTGACCCATGATTCCCGTCGCCTGGCCTGGTGTCGCTATGCCATGTTTATGGACGGCAGCAGCCAGTGCAAGCCGCAGCCCTGGGTCAATGTGCACCAGACCGGCAACATCTGGTGGGATATGCTGCTGCATGCGGAATTCTGCATGGGCGCATGGGTGGCAAAAACCGTGGATGTGAAAGCAGCCGGTCCTTTTGATACGCAACTGGCAACAGCGGAAGACAGGGACTTTTTACTGCGTCTGCTGGCCCGGTGCTGCGCAGATGATCCAAGTGCCGCTGTGGGGCTGGACGACGAGCTGCTTTTCTATCGTCAAAGAGCGGGCAGTGCTGTTCGCAATGGCGATGAAGCCCTGCAAAAAGAATGGGACACCATGCGCAGGCATCTGGAACACCCGCTGGTTCCAGCGCGCATCAGGCAACGTGGTTATTCGTTTCTGGCATTCAAGATGGCGGTTATCGCCGCCTTTGCCACAAAGGACATGAAAACGGCGCTACGTTGGTATTTCCGGGCGGTGCGCCTTTGCCCCGCTAACATGAACCTCTATGTGCTGCCCCTGCGCAAACTGGTAATGTCCCTTGGC